In Pleurocapsa sp. PCC 7319, the following are encoded in one genomic region:
- a CDS encoding DUF4160 domain-containing protein: MVESGNITISRPSGSIKENFYLGRIEEFSLKGLQAFFRSSDHRPPHFHVKKPGRWEIRVYILTSSKNGLDYSFKFPKNKSVTLTSKEEKAILGFVTSNREKLLLDWQIQVCVKEKMK, translated from the coding sequence ATGGTGGAGTCGGGGAATATTACTATCTCTCGCCCCTCTGGTTCAATCAAGGAGAATTTTTATTTGGGGAGAATCGAAGAGTTCAGCCTAAAAGGACTACAGGCGTTTTTTCGTTCGAGCGACCATCGCCCCCCACATTTCCACGTTAAAAAGCCTGGAAGGTGGGAAATAAGGGTGTATATTTTGACCTCATCGAAAAACGGCTTGGATTACTCTTTCAAGTTCCCCAAGAATAAGTCAGTTACCCTTACCTCTAAAGAGGAAAAAGCAATCCTCGGTTTTGTCACCAGCAATAGAGAGAAGCTTCTACTTGATTGGCAAATTCAAGTATGCGTCAAGGAGAAAATGAAGTAA
- a CDS encoding helix-turn-helix domain-containing protein, giving the protein MANSSMRQGENEVMSLNTKVDPMYSVDRRANSLAVKSLNLNRLKSETIKNNKTKSELDLIYLENSVILQVKGQNKPVESYYGFDPKVAKRIKSAWKWEAEDELIAIASVSDDSLFVMGCDLTTWEIPFKALPCLDKIPESEKSNFEIDEDGSYLYWKSAAIHLDLEDIKAAVDPEFKEQLLLNKLEYGKSFGKAIAVVRKAHKLNQNEINGISDRHLRRIETEGRQPTLDALKKLSIAHGLDLEDYLAEVNQALINVKF; this is encoded by the coding sequence TTGGCAAATTCAAGTATGCGTCAAGGAGAAAATGAAGTAATGAGCCTTAATACTAAAGTAGACCCCATGTATTCTGTCGATCGCCGAGCAAACTCCTTGGCTGTAAAATCTTTGAATCTCAATCGTTTGAAAAGCGAAACGATTAAGAACAACAAAACCAAATCAGAACTAGATTTAATTTACCTAGAAAACTCTGTAATTCTTCAGGTGAAGGGTCAAAACAAGCCCGTAGAGTCTTACTATGGTTTTGACCCAAAGGTAGCCAAGAGAATTAAATCGGCTTGGAAATGGGAAGCTGAAGACGAGCTAATTGCGATCGCCTCTGTATCTGATGATTCATTATTTGTTATGGGATGCGATCTAACAACCTGGGAGATCCCTTTTAAAGCCCTTCCCTGTTTGGATAAAATCCCCGAATCAGAAAAATCTAACTTCGAGATAGATGAAGATGGTAGTTATCTTTACTGGAAGAGTGCCGCTATTCATCTCGATCTAGAAGACATCAAAGCTGCCGTCGATCCAGAGTTTAAAGAGCAGCTTCTACTTAACAAACTAGAGTATGGCAAATCTTTCGGCAAAGCGATCGCCGTTGTCAGAAAAGCCCACAAACTAAATCAAAACGAGATTAATGGCATCTCGGACAGGCATCTGAGAAGAATTGAAACCGAAGGGCGACAGCCAACCCTAGACGCTCTCAAAAAACTATCCATAGCTCACGGGTTAGATTTAGAGGATTACTTAGCTGAAGTAAATCAAGCTCTCATAAACGTCAAATTTTAA